A window of Methanolobus sediminis contains these coding sequences:
- a CDS encoding NAD-dependent protein deacylase: MQRFLDLLEESDNCVFLSGAGISTFSGIPDFRGSNGLYAKYDANKIFDLAYFYKDPAYFYTHAREFIYDLDTREPNLIHRTLAMMEKKGYLKSVITQNIDLLHQKAGSLNVIEIHGSPATHKCLSCGENYSYNDVRELLEKETVPRCTKCSGLIKPDITFFGEMLDETAITNAIAASSKADLFVVIGSSLVVQPAASLPLYSLKRGGKLVIINNMATPLDEYAYLKYDELGDFFNHLSSYFNE, from the coding sequence ATGCAGAGATTTCTTGATCTACTGGAAGAATCTGATAATTGTGTCTTTTTAAGTGGGGCTGGCATTTCCACATTTTCAGGAATTCCTGATTTCAGGGGCAGCAACGGTCTCTATGCAAAATATGATGCCAATAAGATCTTTGATCTGGCATATTTCTACAAAGATCCTGCATATTTCTATACTCATGCCAGGGAATTCATTTATGATCTGGATACCAGGGAGCCAAATCTTATACACAGGACTCTGGCAATGATGGAGAAAAAAGGCTACTTAAAATCTGTTATTACACAGAATATCGACCTGCTTCACCAGAAAGCAGGTTCTTTGAATGTGATAGAGATACACGGCTCACCTGCAACTCATAAATGCCTTTCCTGTGGAGAGAATTATTCCTATAATGATGTTCGTGAGCTTCTGGAAAAAGAGACGGTTCCCCGTTGCACTAAGTGCAGTGGCCTCATTAAACCGGATATAACATTCTTTGGCGAAATGCTGGATGAGACTGCAATCACAAATGCAATAGCAGCAAGTTCAAAAGCAGATCTCTTCGTTGTAATAGGCTCATCACTTGTAGTCCAGCCGGCAGCAAGCCTCCCGCTTTATTCACTGAAAAGAGGTGGAAAGCTCGTTATCATTAATAATATGGCAACACCGCTGGACGAATATGCATACCTGAAATATGATGAGCTAGGTGACTTTTTCAATCACCTGTCATCTTATTTCAATGAATGA
- a CDS encoding pirin family protein, giving the protein MIKVVRADERHSVENDAINGYWIFSYSDYLDMKNTHFGDLKVFNDEVLKAGKFYKPESVNDKEIVTIVLEGELNHEDSTGAKELLKAGDVQVLSSGSGVTFTDMNMSGKETHLLRMWVDPLMQNMKPACRMENFDIESRKNELVPVAGQGYPGAVKLRANTTVHMSKLDSGKVIDLLTDVSRYVFIYVLDGEITACGEKLAKNDQIRINQNDTIVIEAGTDAFFILVDATGNY; this is encoded by the coding sequence ATGATAAAGGTAGTTAGAGCAGATGAAAGGCATTCCGTCGAAAACGATGCAATAAATGGTTACTGGATCTTCTCATATTCAGACTATCTGGATATGAAAAACACACACTTCGGAGACCTGAAGGTATTCAATGATGAGGTTTTAAAAGCTGGCAAGTTCTACAAACCGGAATCAGTTAACGATAAGGAAATCGTTACCATTGTCCTTGAAGGAGAGTTAAACCATGAAGACAGCACCGGAGCTAAGGAATTACTCAAAGCAGGTGACGTGCAGGTACTTTCAAGCGGAAGCGGGGTTACTTTCACAGATATGAACATGTCCGGTAAGGAGACACACCTTTTACGCATGTGGGTCGATCCTCTTATGCAGAACATGAAGCCTGCATGCAGGATGGAAAATTTTGACATTGAAAGCCGTAAGAATGAGCTTGTACCTGTGGCAGGTCAGGGATATCCCGGTGCAGTTAAACTCAGGGCAAACACAACAGTCCATATGTCAAAACTTGATTCCGGAAAAGTTATTGACCTGCTTACCGATGTTTCCAGATATGTTTTCATCTATGTACTGGATGGAGAGATCACAGCCTGTGGCGAAAAACTCGCAAAGAACGATCAGATTCGCATAAATCAGAATGATACCATAGTCATTGAAGCAGGCACAGATGCCTTTTTCATTCTGGTTGATGCAACCGGAAATTACTGA
- a CDS encoding Hsp20/alpha crystallin family protein: MNPVSEKEDIGMYDKDHYSGDDEAPDRITSIDELIEHIMKMFSGSITEEDGKTVIRGFTIIGQPGKKPTVFGFNGQHEYEDDLDYEDDDREDDFYIFKQEPFIDIFETDDRLVLLADLGVEEKYVEYFPYCSHVEINVITNDTGYSRVVDLPCGVDPQTMVASYRNGVLELTFERAADEE, from the coding sequence ATGAACCCCGTTTCAGAAAAAGAGGATATAGGAATGTATGACAAAGATCATTACTCCGGTGATGACGAAGCGCCTGACAGAATAACAAGCATCGATGAACTGATTGAGCACATTATGAAAATGTTCTCCGGCAGCATCACAGAAGAAGACGGAAAAACTGTGATACGTGGTTTCACCATCATCGGGCAGCCAGGTAAAAAGCCTACTGTATTCGGATTCAATGGACAGCATGAATATGAGGATGATCTTGATTATGAAGATGATGATCGGGAAGACGACTTCTACATCTTCAAGCAGGAACCATTCATAGACATCTTTGAAACCGATGACAGGCTTGTCCTGCTTGCAGACCTTGGCGTTGAGGAAAAATATGTAGAATATTTCCCATATTGTTCCCATGTTGAGATAAATGTCATAACCAACGACACAGGTTATTCAAGGGTCGTCGACCTTCCATGTGGCGTAGACCCGCAAACCATGGTTGCAAGTTACAGGAACGGTGTACTTGAACTCACATTTGAACGTGCCGCTGATGAAGAATAA
- a CDS encoding sensor histidine kinase, whose protein sequence is MKNRARNKLVLMILSFLVLLATALFHVYTLEGEQKLIWMIFLAILICFVIAHNLKVTTLKKDLESEVQKNKDAHDRLMVKYKIESTLSKISSMLSFADNLDEKIEESLGMLGELCNADRSYVFRVVDDEDTVSNTHEWCAKGVKPQKEMLQNLSGSDYQWWLKKLTEEGNIHIKDIEKLPPEAKAEKELLTGQDIKSLIALPFFIENEIAGFIGFDNVRETNEWTKQDIEVLTTYSNLLAMAFRKNSIAEELNLERRQLLSIFDIIDEPVYVSDPYTYEILYVNRFLKQIIVENPIGKKCYQVLQGLNETCDFCTNSIILKNRNQAHKWEYHNPIAERDYLVLDRILKWTDGRDVRLEMAHDITEIKQAERTIKENQDNFTKIIDSSPLPIAIMNSLGEFEYANHKFTEMIGYTIDDIPTISKWWETLYPDPEYRKKVQENWNEISKRNDNGASAERVLKCLDGSEREVVIYFARTNNNTVFIINDLTELKKTEKALMVDESCLETLHELSHMNGFSIDNIRNFALVEGIKLTGSEVGVLGFFDETKNLSSVITQPGNILKMHGFAENDLISGLESCHRWAELLESKKPLIMNEPTEIERARCPEIFKNMNIMSYLAAPIIYENKVVGLLAVANKKDDYTKNDARQISLITQMMGDMILLKHSEDELKNYNRKLETINDELRKANDELHSLDEMKSNFLATMSHELKTPLISIMGFGELVGDETLGPLNKEQKRAMKVMNSNSGQLKRLIESLLFMSSLQARNYEYEYLELRLPQIIDKALSVISMENTDKQLTVENAIPDSLPFVSGDSNYLSEVFIHLIDNAFKFTPSGGRIIITGKNEETGIHIIIEDTGIGIPETKIMKTFDSFYQLDGSLTRRYGGAGIGLNICKRITEDHGGKLWLESAEGIGTKVHVILPAMNNDVNPSISSSDFQFLQQ, encoded by the coding sequence ATGAAAAACAGAGCCAGAAATAAATTAGTATTGATGATCCTGTCCTTTTTAGTGCTTTTGGCAACTGCCCTGTTTCATGTTTATACCCTGGAGGGTGAACAAAAACTTATTTGGATGATATTTCTGGCAATACTCATCTGTTTTGTAATAGCTCACAATCTTAAAGTTACGACATTGAAAAAAGACCTGGAATCTGAAGTTCAAAAAAACAAAGATGCTCATGACAGGCTTATGGTAAAGTACAAAATCGAAAGTACATTATCTAAAATATCCTCTATGCTTTCCTTTGCCGATAACCTGGATGAGAAAATAGAAGAATCACTTGGAATGCTTGGCGAACTCTGCAATGCTGACCGTTCATACGTCTTCAGAGTTGTAGATGATGAAGACACTGTTAGCAATACACATGAATGGTGTGCAAAAGGTGTAAAGCCTCAAAAAGAGATGCTTCAGAACTTATCAGGTTCTGATTATCAGTGGTGGCTAAAGAAACTTACAGAAGAAGGAAACATTCACATAAAAGACATCGAAAAACTTCCTCCTGAAGCTAAAGCTGAAAAAGAACTACTCACAGGTCAGGATATAAAATCACTTATTGCACTTCCATTCTTTATAGAAAACGAGATTGCAGGTTTCATAGGATTTGACAACGTAAGAGAAACCAATGAATGGACAAAACAGGATATTGAAGTACTCACCACATATTCAAATTTGCTTGCCATGGCGTTCAGGAAAAACTCCATTGCAGAGGAACTTAATCTGGAAAGGCGGCAATTGTTATCAATATTTGACATCATTGATGAACCTGTATATGTATCAGATCCTTATACTTATGAAATATTGTATGTTAATAGATTCCTGAAGCAGATAATAGTTGAGAATCCTATTGGTAAAAAATGTTATCAAGTACTTCAGGGCTTGAATGAAACCTGTGATTTTTGTACTAATTCAATAATACTTAAAAATAGAAATCAGGCTCATAAGTGGGAATATCATAACCCGATTGCTGAAAGGGATTATCTTGTACTGGACAGGATACTAAAATGGACAGATGGCAGAGATGTACGTCTGGAAATGGCTCATGATATCACTGAAATAAAACAGGCTGAAAGGACTATTAAAGAAAACCAAGATAATTTCACGAAAATAATTGACAGTTCTCCGCTTCCCATAGCCATCATGAATTCTTTAGGAGAGTTTGAATATGCAAATCATAAATTCACTGAGATGATCGGTTACACAATTGATGACATACCAACTATCAGTAAATGGTGGGAAACTCTTTACCCTGATCCTGAATATCGCAAGAAAGTGCAGGAAAACTGGAATGAGATATCAAAAAGAAATGATAATGGAGCAAGTGCGGAAAGGGTCTTAAAATGCCTTGATGGAAGCGAAAGAGAGGTCGTTATCTATTTTGCAAGAACAAATAACAACACTGTATTCATAATTAATGACCTTACAGAGCTCAAGAAAACAGAAAAAGCTCTGATGGTTGATGAATCATGTCTTGAAACACTTCATGAATTAAGCCATATGAACGGATTTTCTATAGATAATATTCGTAATTTTGCACTGGTGGAAGGTATTAAACTTACAGGAAGCGAGGTAGGTGTTCTTGGATTCTTTGATGAAACCAAGAATCTGTCATCTGTGATCACTCAACCTGGTAACATATTGAAAATGCATGGTTTCGCTGAGAATGACCTTATTTCCGGACTTGAAAGTTGCCATCGCTGGGCAGAATTGCTGGAGAGCAAAAAGCCGCTTATAATGAATGAGCCAACTGAGATCGAACGTGCAAGATGCCCGGAAATATTCAAAAATATGAATATCATGTCATATCTGGCAGCACCAATAATCTATGAGAACAAAGTTGTAGGTCTTCTGGCAGTTGCGAACAAGAAAGATGATTACACAAAAAACGATGCAAGACAGATCTCGCTAATAACCCAGATGATGGGAGACATGATTCTGCTCAAGCATTCCGAGGATGAGCTGAAAAATTATAACCGTAAACTGGAAACCATTAACGATGAACTCAGGAAAGCTAACGATGAACTTCATTCCCTTGATGAAATGAAGAGCAATTTCCTGGCAACAATGAGTCATGAACTAAAAACTCCTCTTATCTCTATAATGGGATTTGGTGAGCTGGTTGGAGATGAGACACTTGGTCCGCTGAACAAGGAACAGAAAAGAGCCATGAAGGTTATGAACAGTAATTCCGGACAATTGAAACGTCTTATAGAATCTTTGCTTTTCATGAGTTCCCTGCAAGCCAGGAATTATGAATATGAATACTTAGAACTAAGACTTCCACAGATCATAGACAAAGCCCTTTCTGTAATTTCCATGGAAAACACAGATAAGCAACTTACAGTTGAGAACGCGATTCCTGATTCACTTCCATTTGTGAGCGGTGATTCAAATTATCTCAGTGAAGTTTTCATTCATCTGATCGACAATGCATTCAAATTCACACCATCCGGTGGCAGAATTATAATTACAGGAAAAAATGAGGAAACTGGAATACATATAATCATAGAAGATACAGGAATCGGTATACCTGAAACAAAGATTATGAAAACATTTGATAGTTTCTACCAGCTTGACGGATCATTGACACGCAGATATGGTGGTGCAGGTATTGGCCTGAACATCTGTAAAAGGATTACAGAAGACCATGGTGGTAAACTCTGGCTGGAGAGTGCGGAAGGTATCGGAACAAAGGTCCACGTAATCCTTCCTGCAATGAACAATGACGTCAATCCTTCAATATCATCATCGGATTTCCAATTCCTACAACAATGA
- a CDS encoding AMP-binding protein, with amino-acid sequence MPFTSDTVGDFFEKQVMKDPDREFLVYPDRDLRFTYKEFDERINMLAKGLLEIGIGKGDHVGIWATNVPEWLTFLFATAKIGAVFVTVNTAYKIHEVEYLMKQADLKAIAIIDGFRDVSYIETIYELVPELKTQSRRNLKSENFPCLKNVIFIGQEKHRGMYSTRELLLLGQHGSDEAIRSIMKTLDKDEVINMQYTSGTTGFPKGVMLTHYNIVNNGYYIGERQKFTEIDRLCLPVPLFHCFGIVLGVMAILTHGGTLVMLEIFDPLMALAAVQKEKCTALYGVPTMFIAEFSHPMFKMFDLTSLRTGIMAGSPCPIEAMKRVINEMHCKDITIAYGLTEASPVFTQTSTDDPIERRVSTVGTSMPEIEVKIVDPETGETVGTNEQGEICCRGYNVMKGYYKMPEMTELAIDKDGWLHSGDLATVDEDGYYKITGRIKDMIIRGGENIYPREIEEFLFTMPGVKNAQVVGIPDQKYGEIVGAFIVKEEGSDITEEDVRDFGLARIARYKVPKHVFFVEDYPLTASGKIQKFKLRDLAVELLKEKNDQ; translated from the coding sequence ATGCCTTTTACAAGTGATACGGTAGGTGACTTTTTCGAGAAACAGGTTATGAAAGACCCTGACAGGGAATTCCTCGTCTATCCCGACAGGGACCTGAGATTTACCTATAAGGAATTTGACGAACGTATCAATATGCTGGCCAAAGGCCTGCTTGAGATTGGAATCGGTAAAGGGGACCATGTAGGTATATGGGCAACAAATGTTCCTGAATGGCTGACCTTCCTGTTCGCAACAGCAAAAATTGGCGCAGTTTTCGTAACTGTGAATACGGCATACAAGATACATGAAGTAGAATACCTGATGAAACAGGCGGACCTGAAAGCCATAGCGATCATAGATGGTTTCAGGGATGTCAGTTATATCGAAACCATTTATGAGCTTGTTCCTGAACTAAAGACACAGAGCCGTAGAAATCTCAAAAGTGAGAACTTCCCTTGTCTGAAAAATGTTATTTTCATTGGTCAGGAGAAACATCGCGGAATGTACAGTACCCGTGAACTCCTGCTTCTTGGGCAGCACGGCAGTGATGAAGCCATCAGAAGCATAATGAAAACACTTGACAAGGATGAAGTCATCAACATGCAGTACACTTCAGGAACCACTGGTTTCCCTAAAGGTGTTATGCTCACTCATTATAATATCGTTAACAATGGATACTATATTGGAGAAAGGCAGAAGTTCACTGAAATAGACAGGCTTTGTCTCCCTGTCCCGCTCTTCCATTGTTTTGGAATAGTTCTTGGTGTTATGGCTATACTTACCCATGGTGGCACTCTTGTGATGCTGGAAATATTTGACCCTCTGATGGCACTTGCTGCTGTCCAGAAAGAAAAATGTACAGCCCTCTATGGTGTGCCAACTATGTTCATTGCAGAGTTCAGCCACCCGATGTTCAAGATGTTTGACCTTACATCCCTCAGAACCGGTATCATGGCAGGTTCACCATGTCCTATAGAGGCCATGAAACGTGTTATCAACGAGATGCACTGTAAGGACATCACAATAGCCTATGGACTTACTGAAGCATCGCCTGTGTTCACGCAGACAAGTACAGATGATCCAATAGAGCGTCGTGTAAGTACAGTGGGAACATCTATGCCTGAAATAGAGGTTAAGATAGTTGACCCGGAAACCGGTGAGACTGTCGGAACGAATGAGCAGGGAGAAATATGCTGTCGTGGTTACAATGTCATGAAAGGATACTACAAGATGCCTGAAATGACTGAACTTGCAATTGACAAGGACGGATGGCTCCACAGTGGTGACCTTGCAACCGTTGACGAGGATGGTTACTACAAGATCACCGGCCGTATCAAGGACATGATCATCCGTGGCGGCGAGAATATATATCCCAGAGAGATAGAAGAATTCCTTTTCACCATGCCAGGTGTCAAGAATGCCCAGGTCGTCGGTATACCGGATCAGAAATATGGTGAGATAGTCGGTGCATTCATAGTAAAGGAAGAAGGCTCTGACATTACAGAAGAGGATGTCAGGGACTTTGGTCTTGCAAGAATTGCACGCTACAAAGTTCCGAAACATGTATTCTTCGTTGAAGACTATCCACTCACTGCAAGCGGAAAAATACAGAAGTTCAAACTCAGGGATCTGGCTGTTGAGCTTCTGAAAGAGAAAAACGACCAGTGA
- a CDS encoding helix-turn-helix domain-containing protein, which yields MADKNILGGKIRQIREMQNMSVEDLANNSNTSAELINKLEDGALVPSLTPLMQIARALGVRLGTFLDDAPNNEPVVVKNGESDNVVRFSGNCDTCENSTLDFFSLAKDKADRHMEPFIIDVHPGSGEANPSSHEGEEFIYVLSGQIEILYGKDRFTLATGDSIYYDSVVPHHVHAVGTEDAKILAVVYAPY from the coding sequence ATGGCTGATAAGAACATACTAGGTGGTAAAATCCGTCAGATACGTGAAATGCAGAACATGTCTGTGGAAGATCTGGCAAATAACAGTAATACAAGCGCAGAACTTATCAATAAACTTGAAGACGGGGCACTTGTTCCTTCACTTACTCCGCTCATGCAGATTGCAAGAGCACTTGGAGTTCGTCTTGGAACCTTCCTTGATGATGCACCAAATAATGAACCGGTAGTTGTCAAAAACGGTGAATCTGACAATGTTGTAAGATTTTCCGGCAACTGCGATACATGCGAGAACAGCACACTGGACTTCTTCTCACTGGCTAAAGACAAAGCTGACCGGCACATGGAACCTTTCATCATCGATGTTCACCCAGGGTCAGGTGAAGCAAATCCATCATCCCACGAAGGCGAAGAGTTCATTTACGTCCTCAGCGGCCAGATAGAGATCCTTTACGGCAAGGACCGTTTCACACTCGCAACCGGTGACAGCATTTACTATGATTCCGTTGTACCTCATCATGTGCATGCAGTCGGAACCGAAGATGCAAAGATACTGGCAGTCGTATATGCACCTTATTAA
- a CDS encoding hydantoinase/oxoprolinase family protein gives MHFGLGIDAGGTYTDAVLIRGSDGAIVDSKKAFTTYPDLQAGIKNVLDSLDQELLKNVNLVSVSTTLSTNSLLEGTGTSVALIIIGEKPAQTEFPAEFIICVKGGHDTRGDEACELDMAAVESFVQSTRMKVSAYAVSGYFGARNPEHEVQVKELIMKMTGMPVVCGHELSQELGAYERAVTAVLNAQLMPITYQFVNSVVKDVRGRGIDARLLMLKCDGSVYNIEDALEKPIETIFSGPAASLLGASYLSKMDTCAVIDIGGTSTDVSMLRDGVPEISSSGAIVGGWKTRVRAMKMETSATGGDSHIWVQDTQVHAGPRRVLPLCVASTMYPDFLNKLKRSRVVPRNRMDENLQPTKFFVRTAYEASDLNADETEVLSMIGSEPVSVTDITSDLRKNIPGGVLDSLTRKRLVQGIGFTPTDALHVLGIYTKWDVQASEIGAANLARYTTKGKYDFCTLVRELVAKNMAADLMSYILPHHPVGMIADLLNDKYPAKFKVEIPVVLLGGPSRAYESELSSMIDAEVIVPEFSDVGNAVGALAGKGVKRVEIMITPASLENPDEDFLVFSPVGRGRFKNYGDAVEFATDTGKDLVLDYELRCGILKQDTKITVSKKTISPDNWSHPPLETRVIVVGIGNPMMILKD, from the coding sequence ATGCATTTTGGTCTTGGGATAGATGCAGGTGGAACATATACGGATGCAGTACTCATAAGAGGCTCAGATGGTGCGATAGTTGATTCTAAAAAGGCTTTTACAACTTATCCTGACCTTCAGGCAGGTATAAAGAATGTGCTTGATTCACTGGATCAGGAGCTCCTTAAAAACGTCAATCTTGTATCTGTTTCCACAACTCTTTCCACAAATTCATTGCTTGAAGGAACCGGTACATCGGTTGCTCTTATCATTATAGGTGAAAAGCCAGCTCAGACCGAGTTTCCGGCTGAGTTTATAATCTGTGTAAAAGGCGGACACGATACAAGAGGTGATGAGGCCTGTGAATTAGATATGGCTGCGGTTGAGAGTTTTGTCCAGAGTACAAGGATGAAAGTATCTGCCTATGCAGTTTCAGGTTATTTCGGTGCACGTAACCCGGAACATGAGGTTCAGGTCAAAGAGCTAATTATGAAGATGACCGGTATGCCGGTAGTTTGCGGTCATGAACTGTCACAGGAACTTGGGGCCTATGAAAGGGCTGTTACTGCTGTCCTTAATGCGCAACTCATGCCCATCACCTATCAGTTTGTAAATTCAGTTGTGAAAGATGTCCGGGGACGCGGGATTGATGCACGTCTTCTGATGCTCAAATGTGATGGCTCGGTCTATAATATAGAGGATGCGCTGGAAAAACCCATTGAGACTATATTCTCGGGCCCAGCTGCAAGTCTTCTGGGTGCATCATATCTGTCAAAAATGGATACATGTGCTGTTATCGATATAGGGGGAACCAGTACTGATGTTTCAATGCTTCGTGATGGAGTTCCTGAGATAAGCAGCTCCGGTGCTATTGTAGGCGGCTGGAAAACCCGTGTAAGAGCTATGAAAATGGAAACTTCAGCCACAGGTGGAGATAGTCACATATGGGTTCAGGATACTCAGGTTCATGCGGGACCCAGGAGAGTCTTGCCTTTATGTGTTGCTTCAACAATGTATCCTGATTTCCTGAACAAGCTCAAAAGGAGCAGGGTTGTGCCAAGAAATCGTATGGATGAGAATCTCCAGCCAACAAAATTCTTTGTCAGGACCGCCTACGAGGCTTCAGATCTCAATGCGGATGAAACCGAAGTTCTCTCAATGATAGGTAGTGAGCCGGTTTCTGTCACTGATATTACTTCAGATCTTCGAAAGAATATTCCTGGCGGAGTACTGGATTCCTTAACACGAAAAAGGCTTGTGCAGGGAATTGGTTTTACACCTACGGATGCATTGCATGTTCTTGGTATATATACAAAATGGGATGTGCAGGCTTCAGAGATTGGTGCTGCTAATCTTGCACGTTATACTACAAAAGGAAAATATGATTTTTGTACACTTGTGAGAGAACTTGTGGCAAAGAACATGGCAGCGGATCTTATGTCCTATATTCTTCCGCATCATCCAGTCGGTATGATCGCTGATCTGCTTAACGATAAATACCCCGCAAAATTCAAGGTTGAGATTCCGGTTGTGTTGCTTGGCGGTCCTTCCAGAGCTTATGAAAGTGAACTTAGTTCTATGATTGATGCTGAAGTTATCGTTCCTGAATTTTCAGATGTAGGAAATGCAGTTGGAGCACTTGCAGGCAAAGGTGTCAAAAGAGTTGAGATCATGATTACGCCTGCATCATTAGAGAATCCAGATGAGGACTTCCTTGTGTTCTCTCCTGTTGGCAGAGGACGCTTCAAGAATTATGGGGATGCCGTGGAATTTGCAACAGATACTGGCAAAGACCTGGTACTTGATTATGAACTGCGTTGTGGTATCTTAAAACAGGACACTAAAATAACTGTCTCAAAGAAAACAATCTCACCGGACAACTGGTCACATCCACCACTGGAGACCAGGGTCATTGTTGTAGGAATTGGAAATCCGATGATGATATTGAAGGATTGA
- a CDS encoding acyl-CoA thioesterase yields the protein MFKTTVTPRFGDIDGLKHANNIAIAIWFEQARNPVFRLFTPDLDLSYENWKLIMARTEYDYVGEMFYGHDVEIISYISRIGNSSFVVTQEAWQNGTKGAIGRSTIVHYDFLNKKSEPIPDDIRKKLEEHLQNEDNSCK from the coding sequence ATGTTCAAAACAACTGTTACTCCACGATTCGGCGATATAGACGGACTTAAACACGCCAACAACATTGCCATTGCCATATGGTTCGAACAGGCCAGAAACCCGGTTTTCAGGCTGTTCACACCTGACCTTGACCTGAGCTATGAGAACTGGAAACTCATCATGGCAAGGACAGAATATGATTATGTAGGCGAGATGTTCTACGGACACGATGTTGAGATCATCAGCTACATATCAAGGATAGGGAACTCTTCATTTGTAGTTACACAGGAAGCATGGCAAAACGGGACAAAAGGAGCAATCGGCAGGTCAACAATCGTGCACTATGACTTTTTAAACAAAAAGTCTGAGCCAATCCCTGATGACATCAGGAAGAAACTTGAAGAGCACCTGCAGAATGAAGACAACAGTTGTAAATAG
- a CDS encoding TfoX/Sxy family protein yields the protein MGELSQLPNIGKKLEELLEQAGITNPAELQELGSKEAFDRLLLIDETACMNKLYALEGAIQGIRWHQLSENDKKSLKEYYHSLK from the coding sequence ATGGGAGAACTTTCACAGCTCCCCAACATTGGCAAAAAACTTGAGGAACTCCTTGAACAGGCCGGGATAACAAACCCGGCTGAACTTCAGGAACTTGGAAGCAAAGAAGCCTTTGATAGACTTTTGCTCATCGATGAAACTGCGTGCATGAACAAACTCTATGCTCTGGAAGGTGCCATACAGGGTATTCGGTGGCATCAACTGTCAGAAAATGACAAAAAGTCCCTGAAGGAATACTATCATTCATTGAAATAA